A stretch of the Bacteroidota bacterium genome encodes the following:
- a CDS encoding 4Fe-4S binding protein: MAYVISDDCTACGACIDECPVEAITEGEPYVIDAEVCTDCGACADVCPVEAISPE; the protein is encoded by the coding sequence ATGGCTTACGTAATAAGTGACGATTGTACCGCATGTGGTGCTTGTATTGATGAATGCCCTGTAGAGGCAATAACTGAAGGCGAACCTTATGTAATTGATGCAGAAGTATGTACTGATTGTGGTGCATGTGCAGATGTTTGCCCTGTAGAAGCAATTTCTCCGGAGTAA